Proteins encoded together in one Chelonoidis abingdonii isolate Lonesome George chromosome 1, CheloAbing_2.0, whole genome shotgun sequence window:
- the TLR8 gene encoding toll-like receptor 8, with protein MNPTISNLIWLLLLVYGTSEILAETKYPRTLPCDVSVNNSSIIFDCSARQLRSVPAAMHGNVTELKLSDNLIKEVFKESFQGLNNLMKIDLNRNQYSKAEEEAHDLCEKGMVIENGAFANLTKLRELLADENHLCKIPVGMPLSLTLLSLRYNNILSVRRQCFSELTQLKELYMDGNCYYGNPCEKPFLADHGAFSDLTILTVLSLAFNNLTRVPSKLPSSLRKLYLNSNKIKTINQDDFNELPNVEVLDLSGNCPRCYNAPYPCEPCSGDSAIQIHPLAFQHLKNLQNLNLSSTSLISIPASWFYNTTQLKVLHLEFNYLIKEIASGEFLLQLPYLEVLDLSFNYARKSYPRYINISDKFSNLVSLQQLHLRGYVFKELKSKHLRPLMNLTKLYTLNLGVNFIKQCDLSVFQLFPNLTTISLSDNRISPILEGSNNSVIRGESVQNHVIRSRSTDTDLEPSVNSMLPAEGQSSSSMYKPSFPLIKPQCSMYGKSLDLSLNSIFFIDQQQFKGFHDIACLNLSSNGIGQALNGTEFIFLPNLKYLDLSFNKLDLAYHYAFYELPKLEVLDLSYNIHYFIVSGITHRLGFTENLPYLKVLNLSFNAIFTLTEPNLTSSSLKELVFKGNRLDILWKNGDNRYINIFKNLCNLTHLDISHNRLNKIPTKAFRGLPQSLIELHITNNELKDFDWAALQQFQNLTLLDLSSNELSFVTDNLANCTASLQRLVLQQNKISQLADGFFNKAHTLLHLDLSYNELRSINQSIRQYGNLIYLELLDLKGNPFECTCATVDFKNWINHYVNVSIPRLATDVICATPGDQRGKSIISLDIYACTLDNVAAICFSVSFFIILTIMTTAITKHLFYWDAWYIYYFCTAKLKGYKSLGMTKALYDAYIAYDTKDMTVTDWVINELRFRLEENGDKHILLCLEERDWEPGKAVIDNLAQSIHHSRKTIFVLTKRYVKNGNFKTAFYIALQRLMDENRDVIVFILLEPVLQHSQYLRLRRRICKSSVLDWPKNPHAEGLFWQNLKSVVLTENYKRYNALYTDSIK; from the coding sequence ATGAATCCCACAATCTCAAATCTGATATGGCTACTTCTTCTGGTTTATGGTACTTCAGAAATTCTTGCTGAGACCAAGTATCCTAGAACCCTGCCATGTGATGTCAGCGTGAATAACTCCTCCATCATATTTGACTGCAGTGCCCGCCAACTGAGAAGTGTACCTGCTGCAATGCATGGTAATGTAACAGAATTAAAGCTCTCAGACAACCTTATAAAGGAGGTGTTTAAAGAATCTTTTCAGGGCCTGAATAATCTTATGAAAATAGATCTAAACAGGAATCAGTACTCTAAGGCAGAGGAAGAGGCTCATGATTTGTGTGAAAAAGGAATGGTAATTGAAAATGGAGCTTTTGCTAACTTAACAAAGCTAAGAGAACTACTAGCTGATGAAAACCACCTATGTAAAATACCAGTTGGGATGCCATTGTCCTTAACTTTACTGAGTCTGAGATATAACAACATACTTTCTGTCCGTCGGCAATGTTTTTCAGAACTCACACAACTGAAAGAACTCTATATGGATGGAAATTGTTATTATGGCAATCCCTGTGAAAAACCTTTCCTCGCAGACCATGGGGCTTTCTCAGACCTCACTATTTTGACAGTCCTGTCACTTGCCTTCAACAACCTGACCCGAGTTCCAAGCAAACTGCCTTCATCTCTAAGGAAACTTTACCTCAACAGCAACAAGATCAAAACCATCAACCAAGATGATTTTAATGAGCTGCCTAATGTAGAAGTCCTTGACTTAAGTGGAAACTGTCCAAGGTGCTACAATGCCCCCTACCCATGTGAACCTTGCAGTGGGGACTCTGCCATCCAAATACATCCTCTTGCTTTCCAGCATCtgaaaaatttgcagaatttaaacCTCTCCAGCACCTCTCTCATTAGCATACCTGCCAGCTGGTTTTATAATACAACTCAGTTAAAGGTGCTGCATCTTGAATTTAACTACTTAATAAAGGAAATAGCCTCTGGAGAGTTTTTACTCCAGCTGCCTTATTTGGAGGTACTTGATTTATCTTTTAACTATGCAAGAAAATCATACCCGAGGTATATAAATATTTCAGATAAGTTCTCCAACCTGGTCTCTCTCCAGCAACTGCACTTAAGAGGTTACGTGTTCAAGGAACTTAAGAGCAAACACCTTCGGCCTCTCATGAATCTTACTAAACTATACACCCTCAATTTAGGAGTCAACTTTATCAAGCAGTGTGATCTCAGTGTGTTTCAGCTCTTTCCTAATCTGACTACAATTTCTTTGTCTGACAACAGGATATCACCCATATTAGAGGGCAGCAATAACAGTGTTATTAGAGGAGAATCAGTCCAAAATCATGTAATTCGAAGTCGTTCAACAGATACTGATCTTGAGCCATCAGTAAATAGTATGCTACCGGCAGAAGGCCAATCCAGTAGCAGTATGTATAAACCCAGTTTTCCTTTAATCAAACctcaatgcagcatgtatggTAAATCATTAGATCTAAGCTTAAACAGTATTTTCTTCATTGACCAACAGCAATTTAAAGGTTTCCATGATATAGCCTGTTTGAATTTGTCTTCAAATGGCATTGGACAAGCTTTGAATGGCACTGAATTTATCTTTCTACCTAATCTCAAATATTTAGATCTGTCTTTTAATAAACTTGATTTGGCTTATCACTATGCATTTTATGAACTGCCTAAGCTAGAGGTACTGGACCTCAGCTACAACATACACTATTTTATTGTGTCAGGGATAACACATAGATTGGGATTTACTGAAAATCTTCCATATCTAAAAGTTTTAAACTTAAGTTTCAATGCAATTTTTACACTCACAGAGCCTAATCTAACTAGCAGCTCCCTGAAAGAATTAGTGTTCAAAGGAAACCGCCTTGATATTTTAtggaaaaatggagataatagatacataaatatttttaaaaacctctgcaATCTGACTCATCTCGACATATCCCACAACAGACTTAATAAAATTCCTACCAAGGCATTTCGTGGCCTGCCACAAAGTCTAATTGAGCTACACATAACCAACAATGAATTAAAGGACTTTGATTGGGCGGCCCTGCAACAATTTCAAAACCTTACATTATTGGATCTGAGCTCAAACGAACTGTCTTTTGTAACTGATAATCTTGCCAACTGCACAGCTTCCCTTCAGAGACTAGTGCTTCAACAAAACAAGATTTCTCAGCTTGCTGATGGATTTTTTAACAAAGCCCACACCCTCCTACATCTTGATTTAAGTTACAACGAGCTGCGTTCCATAAACCAGTCAATACGTCAGTATGGTAACTTAATTTATTTAGAGCTTTTGGACTTAAAAGGAAACCCTTTCGAATGCACCTGTGCAACTGTTGATTTCAAAAACTGGATAAACCATTACGTTAATGTTAGTATCCCACGACTGGCAACAGATGTCATTTGTGCAACACCTGGAGATCAAAGAGGGAAGAGCATCATAAGTTTAGACATATATGCCTGTACTTTGGATAACGTTGCAGCAATATGCTTTTCTGTATCATTCTTCATTATTTTGACCATTATGACGACAGCTAtcacaaaacatttattttattgggATGCCTGGTATATTTACTATTTTTGTACGGCAAAACTAAAAGGATATAAATCTCTTGGCATGACCAAAGCTCTCTATGATGCTTACATAGCCTATGATACTAAGGATATGACAGTAACCGACTGGGTAATAAATGAGCTACGATTTCGTCTAGAGGAAAATGGAGACAAACACATTCTGCTTTGTTTGGAGGAAAGGGACTGGGAGCCGGGAAAGGCTGTCATTGACAACCTTGCACAGAGCATCCATCACAGCAGAAAGACGATATTTGTTCTAACCAAAAGATATGTGAAAAACGGGAACTTTAAAACTGCTTTTTATATTGCTCTGCAGAGGCTAATGGATGAGAATAGAGATGTGATTGTGTTTATTCTACTGGAGCCAGTGCTACAGCATTCCCAGTACCTGAGGCTGAGAAGGAGGATCTGCAAGAGCTCTGTTCTTGACTGGCCTAAGAATCCACATGCTGAAGGCCTTTTCTGGCAAAATCTAAAAAGTGTAGTGCTAACAGAAAATTATAAAAGATATAATGCATTGTACACAGATTCCATTAAATGA